A portion of the Pseudarthrobacter sp. L1SW genome contains these proteins:
- a CDS encoding GDP-L-fucose synthase, with protein sequence MAEELNFVPTKLDRSSTFYVAGHRGLVGSAIWRRLEQDGFSDLVGLTSAELDLKDRDAVLRFFADAKPRYVVLAAAKVGGILANSTYPVDFLSDNLRIQVNVLDAAREFGVERLLFLGSSCIYPKFAEQPIREDSLLTGHLEPTNDAYAIAKIAGIMQIQAIRRQYGLPWISAMPTNLYGPGDNFSPEGSHVLPALIRRYDEAARAGTPIVSNWGSGTPRREFLHVDDMAAACLHLLENYDGPSQVNVGTGTDVSIKELATLVADAVGYTGEIAWDTTKPDGTPRKLLDVSKLAAAGWRSTIGLEAGIRSTVDWYRSNLAHIRN encoded by the coding sequence GTGGCTGAGGAACTGAATTTCGTTCCCACCAAACTCGACCGCTCGTCTACGTTCTACGTAGCGGGACATCGAGGACTGGTGGGTTCAGCGATCTGGCGCAGACTTGAGCAGGACGGTTTTTCCGACCTCGTTGGCCTTACCTCCGCAGAACTTGATCTCAAGGACCGGGACGCGGTCCTCCGATTTTTCGCAGATGCGAAGCCCCGGTACGTGGTTCTGGCAGCCGCAAAAGTGGGTGGCATCCTGGCCAACAGCACCTATCCCGTCGATTTCTTGAGTGACAACCTTAGAATTCAAGTCAACGTCCTTGACGCGGCCAGAGAGTTCGGCGTTGAGCGGCTCCTCTTCCTAGGTTCTTCTTGCATCTACCCCAAGTTCGCGGAGCAGCCCATACGCGAAGATTCGTTGTTGACCGGTCATCTGGAACCGACCAATGATGCGTACGCCATCGCGAAAATCGCTGGGATCATGCAGATTCAGGCGATTCGGCGGCAGTACGGTCTGCCATGGATTTCTGCTATGCCAACTAACTTGTACGGTCCTGGGGACAATTTCTCTCCGGAGGGATCGCATGTCCTTCCAGCACTGATCCGTCGTTACGATGAGGCTGCTCGTGCCGGCACACCTATAGTAAGCAATTGGGGTTCTGGTACTCCTAGGCGGGAATTCCTCCACGTAGATGACATGGCGGCGGCTTGCCTACATTTGTTGGAAAACTACGACGGGCCATCCCAGGTGAACGTAGGAACGGGCACCGACGTATCGATCAAAGAACTGGCAACTCTTGTGGCCGATGCTGTGGGATACACCGGAGAAATTGCATGGGACACGACCAAGCCCGACGGAACACCCCGCAAACTCCTCGATGTCTCCAAGCTTGCAGCAGCTGGTTGGCGATCGACTATTGGGCTTGAAGCGGGAATTCGCTCGACGGTTGATTGGTATAGATCCAACCTCGCGCATATTCGCAACTAG